A DNA window from Ipomoea triloba cultivar NCNSP0323 chromosome 10, ASM357664v1 contains the following coding sequences:
- the LOC116033019 gene encoding probable E3 ubiquitin-protein ligase RNF144A-B codes for MAVGPSFNRRKEMAVGTSFNRHNPLVPVTPPARSPESSDEFESLTDDDGDDRMADASAFVPDTTPEGLEADGTTMMRAISVEDYKSKSVIKVAESSGYGVNRAVIDFSRGEGTLGVPRVVIDLTGDNSDDETQIREVMPAPATARIKSECSNSKAVCIDVEDAMESSVYSFICEICCDAKPMSDIFRIKACKHSYCSDCVSKFVASKLQQNFSQINCPVSGCTGVLEPHNCRSILPPQVFDRWGDALCEALLLASEKFYCPFKDCSALLIDEKMEVVESECPECHRLFCAKCKVPWHSGIACSEFQKLHESEREKEDILLVNVANEKQWMRCPNCRVYVERVSGCPFMMCRCKCTFCYKCGARAKDHHCHNCGI; via the exons ATGGCAGTAGGCCCTTCCTTCAATCGGCGTAAGGAAATGGCAGTAGGCACTTCGTTCAATCGGCATAATCCGCTCGTCCCTGTCACGCCACCTGCACGGAGCCCGGAAAGCTCCGACGAGTTCGAGAGCCTCACCGACGACGACGGCGACGATCGCATGGCGGATGCTTCGGCTTTTGTACCGGATACCACGCCGGAGGGTTTAGAAGCCGACGGCACGACGATGATGAGAGCGATTTCAGTGGAAGACTACAAGAGCAAAAGCGTGATCAAGGTTGCGGAATCCAGTGGTTACGGTGTGAACAGGGCCGTGATCGACTTTTCTCGGGGCGAAGGAACCCTAGGCGTCCCGAGAGTCGTAATTGACCTCACCGGAGACAATTCGGACGACGAAACTCAGATTCGGGAGGTAATGCCGGCGCCGGCGACGGCGAGGATAAAATCCGAGTGTTCGAACTCGAAAGCTGTTTGTATAGACGTGGAAGACGCCATGGAGAGCTCTGTTTACTCCTTCATCTGCGAAATCTGCTGCGATGCGAAGCCAATGAGCGATATTTTCAGAATCAAAGCGTGCAAACACTCCTACTGCTCCGATTGCGTTTCGAAATTCGTAGCTTCGAAGCTCCAACAGAACTTCTCCCAAATCAATTGCCCCGTTTCTGGCTGCACGGGCGTGCTGGAGCCTCATAACTGCCGATCAATTTTGCCGCCGCAAGTGTTTGATCGGTGGGGGGACGCGTTGTGCGAGGCATTGCTGTTGGCTTCTGAGAAATTCTACTGTCCCTTCAAGGATTGCTCTGCCCTTCTGATCGATGAAAAGATGGAAGTTGTGGAATCTGAGTGCCCCGAATGCCACAGATTGTTCTGTGCTAAGTGTAAGGTTCCATGGCATTCTGGCATTGCTTGCTCCGAGTTTCAGAAGCTGCATGAGAGCGAGAGGGAGAAGGAGGATATACTGCTGGTGAATGTTGCAAATGAAAAGCAATGGATGAGGTGCCCTAATTGCAGGGTCTATGTTGAGAGAGTTTCTGGGTGCCCTTTCATGATGTGCAG GTGTAAGTGCACATTCTGTTACAAGTGCGGAGCTCGTGCAAAAGATCACCATTGTCATAATTGTGGCATTTAA
- the LOC116033355 gene encoding probable E3 ubiquitin-protein ligase RNF144A-B: protein MAVGSSFNRRNPLVPVTPPARSPESSDEFENLTDDDGDDRMADDSAFVPDTTPEGLEADGTTVMKAISVEDYKSKSVIMGSLVAESSRYGVNRAVIDFSRGEGTLGVPRVVIDLTGDNSDDEIQIREVMPAPAPARIKSECSNSKAVCIDAMETSVSSFICEICCDAKPMSDIFRIKACKHSYCSDCVSKFVASKLQQNFSQINCPVSGCTGVLEPHNCRSILPPQVFDRWGDALCEGLLLASEKFYCPFKDCSALLIDEKMEVVESECPECHRLFCAKCKVPWHSGIACSEFQKLHESEREKDDILLVNVANEKQWMRCPNCRVYVERVSGCPFMMCRCKCTFCYKCGARAKDHHCHNCGI from the exons ATGGCAGTAGGCAGTTCGTTCAATCGGCGTAATCCGCTCGTACCTGTCACGCCACCTGCACGGAGCCCGGAAAGCTCCGACGAGTTCGAGAACCTCACCGACGACGACGGCGACGATCGCATGGCGGATGATTCGGCTTTTGTACCGGATACCACGCCGGAGGGTTTAGAAGCAGACGGAACGACGGTGATGAAAGCGATTTCGGTGGAAGACTACAAGAGCAAAAGCGTGATCATGGGGTCCTTGGTTGCGGAATCAAGTCGGTATGGTGTGAACAGAGCCGTGATCGACTTTTCTCGGGGCGAAGGAACCCTAGGCGTCCCGAGAGTCGTAATTGACCTCACCGGAGACAATTCGGACGATGAAATTCAGATTCGGGAGGTAatgccggcgccggcgccggcgaggATAAAATCCGAGTGTTCGAACTCGAAAGCTGTTTGTATAGACGCCATGGAGACCTCTGTTTCCTCCTTCATCTGCGAAATCTGCTGCGACGCGAAGCCAATGAGCGATATTTTCAGAATCAAAGCGTGCAAACACTCTTACTGCTCCGATTGCGTTTCGAAATTCGTAGCTTCGAAGCTCCAACAGAACTTCTCCCAAATCAATTGCCCCGTTTCTGGCTGCACGGGCGTGCTGGAGCCTCATAACTGCCGATCAATTTTGCCGCCGCAAGTGTTTGATCGTTGGGGGGACGCGTTATGCGAGGGTTTGCTGTTAGCTTCTGAGAAATTCTACTGTCCCTTCAAGGATTGCTCTGCGCTTCTGATCGATGAAAAGATGGAAGTTGTGGAATCTGAGTGCCCCGAATGCCACAGATTGTTCTGTGCTAAGTGTAAGGTTCCATGGCATTCTGGCATTGCTTGCTCTGAGTTTCAGAAGCTGCATGAGAGCGAGAGGGAGAAGGATGATATACTGCTGGTGAATGTTGCAAATGAAAAGCAATGGATGAGGTGCCCTAATTGCAGGGTCTATGTTGAGAGAGTTTCTGGGTGCCCTTTCATGATGTGCAG GTGTAAGTGCACCTTCTGTTACAAGTGCGGAGCTCGTGCAAAAGATCACCATTGTCATAATTGTGGCATTTAA
- the LOC116033028 gene encoding aquaporin NIP1-1-like, translated as MAAAEISSSVANGNRGNATTLDIRDDDVLCRPRNFVPCTCGDMPAFKKYAEAASSSAGYSDFMRFMQKLIAEFMGTYLLLFAGFAAALTNKDLSLPVTAMLWGMDVMIMLYTVGHLSGAHFNPAVTLAFASSKRFPWRHVPAYIIAQVLAATLATGTVRLMFSPEQDHFLGTVPAGSDLQSLILEFLITFYLMFAVSGVATDKRGVSEFTGLSVGAVITINSIIAGPISGASMNPARTLGPAIISNCYKSIWVYMLGPTAGATAGVWFYNAVRLQEKPSDEEIIKSQIFPQDCPTN; from the exons TGCAACAACGTTAGATATCAGGGACGACGACGTTTTGTGTCGTCCCAGAAACTTTGTTCCTTGTACCTGCGGCGATATGCCGGCGTTCAAGAAATACGCGGAGGCGGCTTCCTCCTCCGCCGGCTACTCCGACTTCATGCGCTTCATGCAAAAG TTGATAGCGGAGTTTATGGGGACTTATTTGCTGCTATTTGCGGGGTTTGCGGCGGCGCTGACCAACAAAGATCTGTCGCTTCCGGTGACGGCAATGCTGTGGGGAATGGACGTGATGATCATGCTCTACACCGTCGGCCACCTTTCCGGTGCCCATTTTAACCCCGCCGTAACTCTTGCCTTTGCCTCCTCCAAAAGGTTCCCATGGAGACAT GTGCCTGCATATATAATTGCGCAAGTGCTGGCTGCAACTCTAGCAACTGGGACCGTGAGATTGATGTTCTCGCCGGAGCAAGATCATTTCCTGGGAACGGTGCCGGCGGGGTCGGATCTGCAGTCGTTGATACTCGAGTTTTTAATCACATTCTATCTCATGTTCGCCGTCTCCGGCGTTGCGACAGACAAACGCGGC GTTTCAGAATTCACCGGACTTTCCGTCGGAGCTGTGATCACAATAAACTCAATAATCGCGGG ACCAATATCAGGGGCATCAATGAATCCAGCAAGGACTTTGGGGCCAGCAATTATATCAAACTGTTACAAGAGCATATGGGTATATATGTTGGGCCCCACTGCGGGGGCCACTGCAGGTGTCTGGTTCTACAATGCCGTCAGATTGCAAGAGAAGCCCTCCGATGAAGAAATCATCAAATCCCAGATCTTTCCCCAAGACTGCcccacaaattaa